The following coding sequences are from one Panthera leo isolate Ple1 chromosome E1, P.leo_Ple1_pat1.1, whole genome shotgun sequence window:
- the MAP2K3 gene encoding dual specificity mitogen-activated protein kinase kinase 3: protein MESPASSQPSSMPPTKGKSKRKKDLRISCMSKPPVPNPTPPRNLDSRTFITIGDRNFEVEADDLVTISELGRGAYGVVEKVRHAQSGTIMAVKRIRATVNSQEQKRLLMDLDINMRTVDCFYTVTFYGALFREGDVWICMELMDTSLDKFYRKVLDKNMTIPEDILGEIAVSIVRALEHLHSKLSVIHRDVKPSNVLINKEGHVKMCDFGISGYLVDSVAKTLDAGCKPYMAPERINPELNQKGYNVKSDVWSLGITMIEMAILRFPYESWGTPFQQLKQVVEEPSPQLPADSFSPEFVDFTAQCLRKSPAERMSYLELMEHPFFTLHKTKKTDIAAFVKEILGEDS, encoded by the exons ATGGAGTCGCCCGCCTCCAGTCAGCCCTCCAGCATGCCCCCGACCAAAG GGAAATCCAAGAGGAAGAAGGATTTGCGGATATCCTGCATGTCCAAGCCGCCTGTACCCAACCCTAC ACCCCCCCGGAACCTGGACTCTCGGACCTTCATCACCATCGGAGACAGG AATTTTGAGGTGGAGGCCGATGACCTGGTGACCATCTCAGAGCTGGGCCGTGGAGCCTATGGGGTGGTGGAGAAGGTGCGGCATGCCCAGAGTGGCACCATCATGGCCGTGAAG CGGATCCGGGCCACTGTGAACTCACAGGAGCAGAAGCGTCTGCTCATGGACTTGGACATCAACATGCGCACGGTCGACTGCTTCTACACTGTCACCTTCTATGGGGCCCTCTTCAGAGAG GGAGATGTGTGGATCTGCATGGAGCTCATGGACACATCCCTGGACAAGTTCTACCGGAAAGTGCTCGATAAAAACATGACCATTCCAGAGGACATCCTGGGGGAAATTGCTGTGTCT ATCGTCCGGGCACTGGAGCATCTGCACAGCAAGCTGTCCGTGATCCACAGAG ATGTGAAGCCGTCCAATGTCCTCATCAACAAGGAGGGTCATGTGAAGATGTGCGACTTCGGGATTAGCGGCTATTTGGTGGACTCTGTGGCCAAGACGCTGGATGCTGGCTGCAAGCCCTACATGGCT CCCGAGAGAATCAACCCGGAGCTGAACCAGAAGGGCTACAACGTCAAGTCCGACGTCTGGAGCCTCGGCATCACCATG ATCGAGATGGCCATTCTACGGTTTCCTTATGAGTCCTGGGGGACCCCGTTCCAGCAGCTGAAACAGGTTGTGGAGGAGCCAtctccccagctcccagctgaCTCGTTCTCTCCCGAGTTTGTGGACTTCACCGCACAGTG CCTGAGGAAGAGCCCCGCGGAGCGCATGAGCTACCTGGAGCTGATG GAGCACCCTTTCTTCACCTTGCACAAAACCAAGAAGACGGACATTGCTGCCTTTGTGAAGGAGATCCTGGGGGAGGACTCGTAG